One genomic region from Myxocyprinus asiaticus isolate MX2 ecotype Aquarium Trade chromosome 27, UBuf_Myxa_2, whole genome shotgun sequence encodes:
- the ergic1 gene encoding endoplasmic reticulum-Golgi intermediate compartment protein 1 isoform X1: MTFDVRRFDIYRKVPKDLTQPTYTGAFISICCCVFMLFLFLSELTGFIATEIVNELYVDDPDKDSGGKIDVSLNISLPNLHCDLVGLDIQDEMGRHEVGHIENSMKVPLSNGYGCRFEGEFSINKVPGNFHVSTHSATAQPQSPDMTHIIHKLAFGEKLQVQNVQGAFNALGGANKLESNALASHDYILKIVPTVYEDLCGKQRFSYQYTVANKEYVAYSHTGRIIPAIWFRYDLSPITVKYTERRQPLYRFITTICAIIGGTFTVAGIIDSCIFTASEAWKKIQIGKMS; encoded by the exons ATGACTTTCGATGTTAGGAG GTTCGATATCTACAGGAAAGTGCCCAAAGATCTTACCCAGCCAACGTATACTGGAGCTTTCA TTTCGATATGCTGCTGCGTCTTCATGTTGTTCCTATTTCTCTCAGAACTGACGGGTTTCATCGCCACAGAAAT AGTAAATGAACTGTATGTAGATGACCCTGATAAGGACAGTGGTGGGAAGATAGATGTGAGTTTAAACATCAGTTTGCCAAACTTACACTGTGATT TGGTGGGTTTGGACATTCAGGACGAGATGGGCCGACATGAAGTAGGCCACATAGAGAATTCAATGAAGGTGCCTCTCAGCAATGGTTACGGATGCCGATTTGAAGGAGAATTCAGTATTAATAAA GTTCCAGGAAACTTTCATGTGTCAACACACAGTGCGACTGCTCAGCCACAGAGCCCCGATATGACTCACATCATCCATAAACTCGCATTTGGAGAGAAGCTTCAG GTGCAAAATGTCCAGGGGGCTTTTAATGCTTTGGGCGGAGCTAACAAACTTGAGTCCAATG cTTTGGCCTCTCATGATTACATTCTCAAGATTGTACCCACAGTTTACGAGGACCTATGCGGAAAGCAGAGGTTTTCCTACCAGTACACAGTGGCAAACAAG GAATATGTTGCATACAGCCATACGGGACGTATCATCCCTGCTATTTGGTTTCGGTATGACCTGAGTCCAATCACAGTCAAATACACAGAGAGGAGACAGCCGCTCTACCGCTTTATCACTACC ATTTGTGCTATCATCGGTGGGACGTTCACTGTAGCAGGTATCATCGACTCGTGCATATTCACAGCCTCAGAAGCTTGGAAGAAAATTCAGATTGGAAAAATGTCATGA
- the ergic1 gene encoding endoplasmic reticulum-Golgi intermediate compartment protein 1 isoform X2, whose translation MTFDVRRFDIYRKVPKDLTQPTYTGAFMVGLDIQDEMGRHEVGHIENSMKVPLSNGYGCRFEGEFSINKVPGNFHVSTHSATAQPQSPDMTHIIHKLAFGEKLQVQNVQGAFNALGGANKLESNALASHDYILKIVPTVYEDLCGKQRFSYQYTVANKEYVAYSHTGRIIPAIWFRYDLSPITVKYTERRQPLYRFITTICAIIGGTFTVAGIIDSCIFTASEAWKKIQIGKMS comes from the exons ATGACTTTCGATGTTAGGAG GTTCGATATCTACAGGAAAGTGCCCAAAGATCTTACCCAGCCAACGTATACTGGAGCTTTCA TGGTGGGTTTGGACATTCAGGACGAGATGGGCCGACATGAAGTAGGCCACATAGAGAATTCAATGAAGGTGCCTCTCAGCAATGGTTACGGATGCCGATTTGAAGGAGAATTCAGTATTAATAAA GTTCCAGGAAACTTTCATGTGTCAACACACAGTGCGACTGCTCAGCCACAGAGCCCCGATATGACTCACATCATCCATAAACTCGCATTTGGAGAGAAGCTTCAG GTGCAAAATGTCCAGGGGGCTTTTAATGCTTTGGGCGGAGCTAACAAACTTGAGTCCAATG cTTTGGCCTCTCATGATTACATTCTCAAGATTGTACCCACAGTTTACGAGGACCTATGCGGAAAGCAGAGGTTTTCCTACCAGTACACAGTGGCAAACAAG GAATATGTTGCATACAGCCATACGGGACGTATCATCCCTGCTATTTGGTTTCGGTATGACCTGAGTCCAATCACAGTCAAATACACAGAGAGGAGACAGCCGCTCTACCGCTTTATCACTACC ATTTGTGCTATCATCGGTGGGACGTTCACTGTAGCAGGTATCATCGACTCGTGCATATTCACAGCCTCAGAAGCTTGGAAGAAAATTCAGATTGGAAAAATGTCATGA
- the LOC127418396 gene encoding dual specificity protein phosphatase 1-like gives MVIMEVSAIDSASLRDLLDDSGCLVLDCRSFFSFSSSHISGSANVRFSTIVRRRARGGLGLEHIVPNEDTRNRLLSGAYQSVVFLDDRSRDIGEVKKDGTLMLAVNALCRNPCGASVFFLKGGFDTFSSEFPEMCTKPVPPQGLSLPLSSSFHPNTVETSCNSCPTPQYDQGGPVEILPFLYLGSAYHASRKDMLDMLGITALINVSSNCPNHFEDHYQYKSIPVEDNHKANIISWFNEAIEFIDSVRNKGGRVFVHCQAGISRSATICLAYLMRTNRVKLEEAFEFVKQRRSIISPNFSFMGQLLQFESQVLASSTCSSEAGSPAIGKSTTVFNFTVSIPVHTAASPLSFLQSPITTSPSC, from the exons ATGGTAATCATGGAAGTGTCCGCCATCGACTCTGCTTCGCTTCGGGATCTCCTGGATGATTCGGGCTGTCTGGTTCTGGACTGTCGCTCGTTCTTCTCCTTCAGCTCGTCTCATATTTCGGGCTCCGCTAATGTGCGCTTTAGTACGATAGTGCGCCGAAGGGCCAGAGGGGGTCTGGGACTGGAGCACATTGTGCCCAACGAGGACACCAGGAACAGACTTCTGTCCGGGGCATACCAGAGTGTCGTTTTCCTGGATGACCGGAGTCGAGATATAGGAGAAGTGAAGAAAGATGGGACTTTAATGCTCGCTGTGAACGCTTTGTGTCGCAATCCATGTGGAGCAAGTGTGTTCTTTCTTAAAG GTGGATTtgacacattttcctcagaatttccTGAAATGTGTACCAAGCCTGTCCCACCACAGGGCTTGAGTTTACCtctgagctccagtttccatcCAAACACCGTTGAGACCTCTTGTAATTCATGTCCAACCCCTCAATATGACCAG gGTGGCCCAGTAGAAATCCTGCCATTCTTATATTTAGGCAGTGCCTACCATGCATCTAGAAAAGACATGCTAGACATGTTGGGAATCACAGCCCTCATTAACGTCTCTTCCAACTGCCCCAACCACTTTGAAGACCACTACCAGTACAAAAGTATTCCAGTGGAGGACAACCATAAAGCCAATATCATCTCCTGGTTCAATGAGGCCATCGAATTTATCG ATTCGGTACGGAACAAAGGTGGACGTGTGTTCGTTCACTGCCAAGCCGGTATCTCGCGCTCCGCCACCATCTGTTTGGCTTACCTGATGCGCACCAACCGCGTAAAGCTCGAAGAGGCATTTGAGTTCGTCAAACAGCGGCGCAGCATCATCTCGCCCAACTTCAGTTTCATGGGGCAGCTCTTGCAGTTCGAATCCCAAGTCCTCGCTTCCTCCACGTGCTCCTCGGAGGCCGGAAGCCCCGCCATCGGCAAAAGCACCACAGTATTCAACTTTACAGTTTCCATTCCCGTCCACACAGCGGCTAGCccgctttccttcctgcagagcCCCATTACTACCTCACCATCCTGCTGA